The following are from one region of the Silene latifolia isolate original U9 population chromosome 9, ASM4854445v1, whole genome shotgun sequence genome:
- the LOC141599565 gene encoding serine/threonine-protein kinase STY46-like: MVVENNNEESCNNNSRVTPLMMAQISKKQRQKMEVYNEVLEKLKELNHSEAITPGFDDQLWAHFHRLPVRYALDVNVERAEDVLTHKRLLLLAHDPTNRPAFDVRLVQVPNASDTTANDTTLESSPFARKSHPPPSFGSSPNLEALALEGKRLDDVEEDDAHASSKLLRPMHEITFSSDDKPKLLSQLTSLLAEVGLNIQEAHAFSSTDGYSLDVFVVDGWPYEETQRLRSALEKELKRIENSSWCSQQSSSPLDEEELTPVESKCDHVEIPNDGTDVWEIDARLLKFEKKVASGSYGDLYKGSYCSQDVAIKVLKTERINTDLQKEFGQEVYIMRKIRHKNVVQFIGACTKPPSLCIVTEFMSGGSVYDYLHKHKGTFKLPSLLKVAIDISKGMNFLHQNNIIHRDLKAANLLMDENEVVKVADFGVARVKAQSGVMTAETGTYRWMAPEVIEHKPYDHKADVFSFAIVLWELLTGKLPYEYLTPLQAAVGVVQKGLRPPIPKNCHPKLAELLVKCWQQDPALRPNFSEIIPILQQIAQEVACGEDRSRDKQGGFFSALRRGHH; this comes from the exons ATGGTGGTGGAAAATAATAATGAAGAAAGTTGCAATAATAACAGTAGGGTAACGCCATTGATGATGGCGCAGATTAGCAAGAAGCAGCGACAAAAGATGGAGGTATATAATGAAGTGCTTGAAAAGTTGAAGGAATTAAATCATTCTGAAGCTATTACTCCTGGTTTTGATGACCAACTTTGGGCTCACTTTCACCGTCTTCCCGTCAG GTATGCGTTGGATGTGAATGTGGAGAGAGCTGAAGATGTATTAACGCATAAAAGATTGTTGCTTCTTGCTCATGATCCTACTAATCGACCTGCATTTGACGTCCGATTAGTTCAG GTTCCTAATGCGTCTGATACAACAGCAAATGATACGACTCTGGAATCTTCTCCTTTTGCACGGAAAAG TCATCCACCTCCTTCATTTGGTTCATCTCCTAATCTTGAAGCCCTTGCACTTGAAGGAAAACGACTTGATGATGTGGAAGAGGATGATGCACATGCGAGTTCAAAGCTTCTGCG GCCTATGCATGAAATCACATTTTCTTCAGATGACAAACCGAAACTTCTTAGTCAG CTAACATCCCTGCTGGCAGAGGTAGGGCTGAATATTCAGGAAGCACACGCCTTTTCTTCTACAGATGGTTACTCTCTAGATGTTTTTGTTGTTGATGGATGGCCTTACGAG GAAACTCAGAGGCTCAGATCTGCTTTAGAGAAAGAACTCAAACGAATTGAG AACTCATCTTGGTGTAGTCAGCAGTCATCATCTCCTTTAGATGAGGAAGAGCTAACACCAGTTGAATCTAAGTGTGACCACGTGGAGATACCAAACGATGGCACTGATGTTTGGGAAATTGATGCAAGGCTCTTAAAATTTGAGAAGAAAGTTGCTTCTGGGTCATACGGTGATTT ATATAAGGGTTCGTACTGCAGTCAGGATGTGGCAATCAAGGTCCTCAAAACTGAGCGAATAAATACAGATTTACAGAAAGAGTTTGGTCAGGAAGTGTATATTATGAG gaaaATCCGCCATAAGAATGTTGTTCAATTCATTGGTGCCTGTACAAAACCTCCTAGTCTGTGCATCGTCACAG AGTTTATGTCTGGTGGAAGTGTTTACGACTATCTCCACAAACATAAAGGCACATTCAAGCTTCCGTCTCTCCTAAAAGTAGCCATTGATATTTCCAAAGGAATGAACTTTTTGCATCAGAATAATATCATTCATAGGGATTTGAAGGCAGCCAACCTCCTCATGGATGAAAATGAG GTGGTCAAGGTTGCTGATTTTGGGGTGGCAAGAGTAAAGGCTCAATCAGGCGTCATGACTGCAGAAACTGGAACTTACCGTTGGATGGCTCCTGAG GTTATTGAACATAAGCCATACGATCACAAAGCCGATGTGTTTAGTTTTGCAATTGTGCTGTGGGAGTTGCTGACAGGGAAG CTTCCGTATGAGTACTTGACTCCATTACAAGCGGCTGTGGGGGTAGTGCAGAAG GGTTTACGACCTCCTATCCCGAAGAACTGTCATCCTAAGCTTGCTGAGCTGCTCGTGAAATGTTGGCAACAAGACCCAGCTTTGCGACCGAACTTCTCTGAGATCATACCAATTTTACAACAGATAGCCCAAGAG GTTGCGTGTGGAGAAGATCGTAGCAGAGACAAACAAGGGGGATTCTTTTCAGCTCTTAGACGAGGCCATCACTAA